The following are encoded in a window of Bacteroidia bacterium genomic DNA:
- a CDS encoding TonB-dependent receptor translates to MKKILFICTLVFSQVLSVAQTREITGMVYDKDSKAPIAYCNVLIPEEGTGILTNPDGSFKMIIKDRDAMTLMVIHTFGYKSDSIRVVAHRNHYEVMLIPENIELKGVVISGSAHTAHFRENPIPLTMVTPEQIESGTQSNIIDALVKNIAGLTSVKTGPNISKPFIHGLGYNRVLTLFDGIRQEGQQYGDEHGLEVDDYNIERAEVIKGPASLLYGSDALAGVISLYSPIPNQNDGKLHGKYISEYQTNNNLIGEGIHLGYANNRFLFAMRGSYRLAKNYRNPIEGRVYLTNFNTMNFSALAGLKSKKGFTHIQFSLYNNLQAIPDGSRDSVSRRFTKQIYEGNNDDITNRPLVSNEELNSYNISTLAQHIQHNKIYLHSMYVLGKGDIDVLAGIQQNVRREYTHPTQPAQAGMFMKLNTMNYGVRYNAPKVNNVSVSLGVNGMIQHNTNMDASDFPIPNYHLNEGGVFVYAKWQQNRWNVSGGVRYDLRNVQWGDFYVGLNPHTGFEEQLTDTANRQPDLRFQAFSNNYSGISGSVGLTFKATKQLTLRANIGRAYRAPNITELGSNGLDPGAHIIYKGNRSFKPEFSFQEDIGLHYTDKGISAEINLFNNHIQHFIYMETQADANGNPILDAQGNRTQQYQQSSAQLYGADMMFSLFPQRVKGLRWDNLMSVVYGFNRNPLYKGKGTDGEFLPLIPPLKLMSSVVYDFKLKSKSFSSITPKVEFEYNAPQNRYMGLSSTETATPAYLLFNLGVSAQLRFNKQNKILFVCHVNNLMNTVYQSHLNRVKYFEYYTHSSSGYTGIYNMGRNIVLKAVLSF, encoded by the coding sequence ATGAAAAAAATATTATTCATCTGTACTCTGGTGTTCTCGCAAGTATTGAGTGTGGCACAAACAAGAGAAATTACAGGTATGGTATATGACAAAGATTCAAAAGCACCCATTGCTTACTGCAATGTGTTGATTCCCGAAGAAGGGACAGGAATATTAACAAACCCGGATGGCTCTTTTAAAATGATAATCAAAGACAGAGATGCAATGACTTTAATGGTTATTCATACTTTTGGTTATAAAAGTGATTCAATTCGTGTAGTTGCTCATCGCAATCATTATGAAGTTATGCTCATACCCGAAAACATAGAGCTTAAAGGTGTAGTTATTTCAGGTTCTGCCCATACAGCACATTTTAGAGAAAATCCGATTCCTTTAACAATGGTTACTCCTGAACAAATTGAGTCAGGAACACAGAGTAACATTATTGATGCATTGGTTAAAAATATTGCCGGATTGACATCGGTCAAAACTGGTCCAAATATTTCTAAGCCCTTTATTCATGGATTGGGATATAACCGTGTACTCACTCTTTTTGACGGAATCAGACAAGAAGGTCAGCAATATGGAGATGAGCATGGATTAGAGGTTGATGATTACAATATAGAACGGGCAGAAGTAATCAAAGGACCTGCAAGTCTGTTGTATGGTTCGGATGCCTTAGCCGGTGTCATCAGTTTGTATTCTCCTATTCCAAACCAAAATGATGGTAAGTTGCACGGGAAATATATTTCAGAGTATCAAACCAATAATAATCTCATAGGAGAGGGCATTCATTTAGGTTATGCAAACAATCGTTTTTTATTTGCAATGCGTGGCTCCTATAGATTAGCAAAAAATTATAGAAATCCGATTGAAGGCAGGGTGTATTTAACGAATTTTAACACAATGAATTTTTCGGCTTTGGCTGGTTTAAAATCAAAAAAGGGATTCACACATATTCAATTTTCGCTATATAATAATTTGCAAGCTATTCCTGATGGAAGCAGGGATTCTGTTTCGCGTAGATTTACAAAACAAATTTATGAAGGCAATAATGACGATATAACCAATCGCCCCCTTGTATCAAATGAAGAGCTTAACTCTTATAACATCTCTACACTTGCCCAACATATTCAGCACAACAAAATTTATCTCCATAGTATGTATGTGCTAGGCAAAGGAGATATAGATGTGTTAGCAGGCATACAGCAAAATGTCAGAAGAGAATATACTCATCCTACACAACCGGCTCAAGCAGGAATGTTTATGAAATTGAATACAATGAATTACGGAGTACGTTATAATGCGCCTAAGGTGAATAATGTATCAGTTTCTTTGGGTGTAAACGGGATGATACAACACAATACAAACATGGATGCAAGTGATTTTCCCATACCCAACTATCATTTGAATGAAGGAGGTGTGTTTGTTTATGCAAAATGGCAACAAAATCGCTGGAATGTGAGTGGCGGTGTGCGTTACGACCTTAGAAATGTTCAATGGGGGGATTTTTATGTGGGATTGAATCCTCATACCGGTTTTGAAGAGCAATTAACAGATACTGCAAATCGCCAACCTGACTTAAGATTTCAAGCATTTTCAAACAACTATAGTGGGATAAGCGGTAGCGTAGGGCTAACATTCAAAGCCACTAAGCAATTGACCCTAAGAGCCAATATAGGACGCGCTTACCGCGCCCCCAATATCACCGAATTAGGCAGCAATGGATTAGATCCGGGTGCACACATTATTTACAAAGGTAACAGAAGTTTTAAACCTGAATTTTCGTTTCAAGAAGATATTGGTTTGCATTACACAGATAAAGGTATTTCGGCAGAAATCAACTTGTTTAATAATCATATTCAACATTTCATTTATATGGAAACACAAGCCGATGCAAATGGCAATCCGATTTTGGATGCACAAGGCAACAGAACACAGCAATATCAGCAGTCCTCTGCACAACTATATGGTGCAGATATGATGTTCTCTCTGTTTCCACAACGAGTCAAAGGGTTGCGATGGGATAATTTGATGAGTGTTGTTTATGGGTTTAATCGTAACCCGCTTTATAAAGGAAAAGGTACGGATGGAGAATTTCTACCTTTGATTCCACCGCTCAAGCTCATGAGCAGTGTGGTTTATGATTTCAAATTAAAGTCAAAGTCATTTTCATCCATCACCCCTAAGGTTGAATTTGAATATAATGCCCCTCAAAACAGGTATATGGGATTGAGTAGTACGGAGACTGCCACACCCGCTTACTTATTGTTCAATCTGGGGGTAAGTGCTCAGCTGCGTTTCAACAAACAAAATAAAATACTGTTTGTTTGTCATGTCAATAACTTGATGAACACGGTTTATCAATCTCATTTGAATAGGGTAAAGTATTTTGAATATTATACCCACTCAAGCAGCGGATATACAGGCATTTACAATATGGGCAGGAATATAGTGTTGAAGGCAGTCCTGTCTTTCTGA
- a CDS encoding DinB family protein, protein MTYIQLLIQEIKREAESTIKLLERIPEDKFIWRPHAKSMSLIALAAHTAGLTEWPALIAKASELDLANHPKVVINHTQELVLIVIAGAKASEEALNTITENDLDREWTLRFGENIIKNLNKRDAIRTSALNHQIHHRGQLTVYLRLLNIPLPGLYGPSADEQ, encoded by the coding sequence ATGACTTACATTCAATTACTTATACAAGAGATAAAAAGAGAAGCTGAAAGCACAATAAAACTTTTAGAAAGAATCCCTGAAGATAAATTTATTTGGAGACCTCATGCAAAGTCAATGTCATTAATAGCACTGGCTGCTCATACTGCGGGACTGACCGAATGGCCCGCATTGATTGCAAAAGCGTCTGAATTAGATTTAGCAAATCATCCAAAAGTGGTTATCAATCACACACAAGAATTAGTGCTAATAGTGATTGCAGGTGCAAAAGCATCTGAAGAAGCACTCAACACAATCACAGAAAATGACTTAGACAGAGAATGGACTTTGAGATTTGGTGAAAATATCATCAAGAACCTGAATAAGCGCGATGCCATACGTACCTCTGCACTCAATCATCAAATTCATCATAGAGGGCAATTGACAGTGTATTTGCGTTTACTGAATATTCCACTCCCCGGACTATACGGACCCAGCGCTGATGAGCAATAA
- a CDS encoding peptidylprolyl isomerase codes for MKKPILAISMVVMMLFTAACKKSDSKDDNSTVPKKEYELIKMGTPYGDMYIWLYDKTVKHKENFIKLSKEGFYNNLLFHRVIPNFMIQGGDPKGDGTGGPGYTISAEIYPEITHKRGSIAAARLGDAVNPNKESSGSQFYIAVSTSGTAHLNGQYTVFGEVIKGIEAADSIVSQPRNMSTNKPNQDIPMQVSVVKMTKEKIKKDFDFEVTE; via the coding sequence ATGAAGAAACCAATACTTGCTATTTCAATGGTTGTAATGATGTTGTTCACTGCAGCTTGTAAAAAATCAGATTCAAAAGATGATAATTCAACAGTACCAAAAAAGGAGTATGAATTAATCAAAATGGGCACTCCTTACGGAGATATGTATATTTGGTTGTATGACAAGACAGTCAAGCACAAAGAGAATTTTATCAAACTGAGCAAAGAAGGTTTCTATAACAATCTACTTTTTCATCGAGTCATACCTAATTTTATGATTCAAGGAGGAGACCCCAAAGGTGATGGTACAGGTGGACCCGGATATACAATTTCCGCAGAAATCTATCCTGAAATTACTCATAAACGCGGCAGTATTGCAGCAGCGAGACTGGGTGATGCAGTAAATCCAAACAAAGAATCAAGCGGTTCTCAGTTTTATATTGCCGTGAGCACTTCCGGCACAGCACATTTAAACGGTCAGTACACCGTTTTTGGTGAGGTTATCAAAGGCATAGAGGCAGCAGATTCAATTGTGAGTCAGCCCAGGAATATGTCAACCAACAAGCCAAATCAGGACATCCCAATGCAGGTGTCGGTTGTTAAAATGACAAAAGAGAAAATTAAGAAAGATTTTGATTTTGAAGTAACAGAGTAG
- a CDS encoding UDP-2,3-diacylglucosamine diphosphatase: protein MSNTKNNIYFASDFHLGFEKETDNHKREKEVVKWLSMIQDDAAEIYLLGDIFDFWFEFKTVIPKGFTRFQGKIAELVDAGIPVTIFKGNHDMWMFGYLEKELGVKVISDELIIERNGKRFFLHHGDGLGRGDYGYKFLKSVFRNPFFQWLFARFHPNFGISLARYFSSRSRQANYRSDLEYKGDENEFLTQFAKQKLKEEHFDYFIFGHRHLPLDIQLEQGSRYVNLGEWVTHFTYAVYDGEHLELKTYTGNLIA, encoded by the coding sequence TTGAGCAATACTAAAAATAATATTTACTTCGCTTCTGATTTTCATCTTGGATTTGAAAAAGAGACAGATAATCACAAACGAGAAAAAGAAGTTGTGAAGTGGTTGTCGATGATACAAGATGACGCTGCAGAAATTTACTTGCTTGGAGATATTTTTGACTTTTGGTTTGAATTTAAGACTGTTATTCCCAAAGGTTTTACAAGGTTTCAAGGCAAAATTGCTGAGTTGGTAGATGCAGGAATTCCTGTTACAATTTTTAAAGGCAACCATGACATGTGGATGTTTGGATATTTAGAAAAAGAGCTGGGTGTGAAAGTGATATCTGACGAATTGATTATTGAAAGAAATGGTAAGCGTTTTTTTCTGCATCATGGCGATGGGCTTGGAAGAGGAGATTACGGTTATAAATTCCTGAAATCAGTTTTTAGGAATCCTTTTTTTCAATGGCTTTTTGCTCGTTTTCACCCCAATTTTGGTATTAGTTTAGCCCGCTATTTTTCTTCACGCAGCAGGCAGGCAAATTACCGTTCAGACTTAGAATACAAAGGAGATGAAAATGAATTTCTTACACAATTTGCAAAACAAAAACTGAAAGAAGAGCATTTTGATTATTTTATTTTTGGACACAGGCATTTGCCTTTGGACATCCAATTAGAACAAGGCTCTCGATATGTTAACTTGGGTGAATGGGTTACTCATTTTACGTATGCAGTCTATGATGGAGAGCATCTTGAATTAAAAACATATACCGGCAATCTTATTGCATAG
- a CDS encoding class I SAM-dependent methyltransferase, with protein sequence MNIHLIRRIYYRLKVANASLRKSKFGIKRGYLHRNEVQKFDDSNLKDEYQQEVYLRAVQVYHEHNLHGVLDFGCGSGYKLMKYFENASKAGVELDISYLKKIYPKEQWFAFNDSRWENYDAQLLLCSDVIEHVEDPDKLMQQLSRLHQIKYFIFSTPDRNLDMSPWKYGPPNNECHYREWTFEEFGAYVAQYFKVLEHTITNPVQRTQMVICCSRH encoded by the coding sequence ATGAATATTCATTTAATCAGAAGAATTTATTATAGGCTTAAAGTTGCCAATGCATCTTTGCGCAAATCCAAATTTGGTATAAAGCGAGGGTATCTTCATCGCAACGAGGTTCAAAAATTTGATGATAGCAATCTGAAAGATGAGTATCAACAAGAAGTTTATTTGCGTGCAGTGCAAGTATATCATGAACATAATCTTCACGGTGTGCTTGACTTTGGGTGTGGTTCCGGCTATAAGTTGATGAAGTATTTTGAAAACGCTTCCAAAGCCGGTGTAGAGTTAGATATTAGCTATCTGAAAAAGATTTATCCTAAAGAGCAGTGGTTTGCATTTAATGATTCACGTTGGGAAAATTATGACGCGCAGTTGCTGCTTTGTTCTGATGTCATTGAACACGTAGAAGACCCTGATAAATTAATGCAACAACTCTCTCGCTTGCATCAAATTAAGTATTTTATTTTTAGCACACCTGATAGAAACTTGGATATGTCTCCGTGGAAATATGGTCCGCCAAACAATGAGTGTCATTACAGGGAATGGACTTTTGAAGAGTTTGGAGCGTATGTAGCTCAATATTTTAAGGTGTTAGAGCATACAATTACAAACCCGGTACAAAGAACCCAGATGGTTATTTGTTGTTCTCGGCATTAG
- the ribH gene encoding 6,7-dimethyl-8-ribityllumazine synthase has translation MSTQNKNLSSIENIPNAETARFGIVVSDWNTEITSKLFEGAYQTLIQAGCTENHIKTVRVPGSFELPLAAQKLAESSYIDAVICLGCVIQGETPHFDFVCNACANGIMEVGLKYNKPVTFGVLTTLDLQQAQDRAGGKYGNKGVEAAATALIMLASLKK, from the coding sequence ATGTCAACACAAAATAAAAATCTTTCATCCATAGAAAACATACCCAATGCCGAGACTGCACGTTTCGGCATTGTTGTATCTGATTGGAATACGGAAATCACTTCAAAGTTATTTGAAGGTGCATACCAAACACTCATACAAGCAGGCTGTACCGAAAACCATATTAAAACCGTTCGAGTACCCGGCAGTTTTGAGTTGCCACTTGCAGCACAAAAATTAGCTGAATCTTCCTATATTGATGCTGTAATTTGTCTGGGGTGCGTTATTCAAGGCGAAACTCCCCACTTTGACTTTGTGTGTAATGCTTGTGCTAACGGAATTATGGAAGTGGGGTTAAAATATAATAAGCCCGTTACTTTCGGAGTACTTACAACATTAGACCTTCAACAAGCACAAGATAGAGCCGGTGGCAAATATGGAAATAAAGGAGTTGAAGCTGCTGCTACTGCATTGATAATGCTGGCTTCATTGAAAAAGTAG
- the pdhA gene encoding pyruvate dehydrogenase (acetyl-transferring) E1 component subunit alpha — MSKTAKLTFGKETYRNWYELMLLTRRFEEKCAQMYSQQKIRGFLHLYNGQEAITAGTMSAIGPNDPLITAYRDHGHALAVGIEPKYLMAELYGKITGSNKGKGGSMHMFSKKHRFYGGHGIVGGQIPLGAGIALAEQYKGTGNVCLTYMGDGAVRQGALHETFNMAMLWKLPVIFIVENNEYAMGTSLQRTTNQVDIYKMGIPFDMPSFQVDGMTCESVHEAIASAVDRARKGDGPTFLEIKTYRYRGHSMSDPARYRSKEELEEYKQKDPIETTKATMLKNKFGDTKYFDEQDARIEKIINEAVEFAENSEFPDASELYTDVYIGDYPFIMD, encoded by the coding sequence ATGAGTAAGACCGCAAAGCTAACATTTGGAAAAGAAACTTACCGCAATTGGTATGAGTTAATGTTATTAACCAGACGTTTTGAAGAGAAATGTGCTCAAATGTATAGCCAACAAAAAATCAGAGGCTTTCTACACTTATATAACGGACAAGAGGCAATTACAGCCGGCACAATGAGTGCAATCGGTCCAAACGACCCGCTTATTACTGCATACAGAGATCACGGCCACGCATTGGCAGTTGGCATTGAACCAAAATACTTGATGGCTGAATTATACGGGAAAATTACCGGAAGCAACAAAGGTAAAGGTGGCTCAATGCACATGTTTTCAAAGAAACACAGATTTTATGGCGGACACGGAATCGTAGGAGGTCAAATTCCTCTGGGGGCAGGTATTGCTTTGGCTGAACAATATAAAGGAACAGGCAATGTATGTTTAACCTATATGGGAGATGGGGCTGTAAGACAAGGCGCGCTTCACGAAACGTTTAATATGGCGATGCTCTGGAAACTCCCTGTTATCTTTATTGTTGAAAACAATGAATATGCCATGGGAACTTCTTTACAAAGGACTACCAATCAAGTTGATATTTACAAAATGGGTATTCCATTCGACATGCCATCTTTCCAAGTGGACGGCATGACATGCGAAAGCGTTCATGAGGCTATTGCATCAGCAGTGGATAGAGCGAGAAAAGGGGATGGACCAACCTTCTTAGAAATCAAGACTTATAGATATAGAGGACATTCCATGTCTGACCCTGCTAGATATAGAAGCAAAGAAGAATTAGAAGAGTACAAACAAAAAGATCCAATTGAAACAACCAAGGCAACCATGCTAAAGAACAAATTTGGAGATACTAAGTACTTTGATGAGCAAGATGCCAGAATTGAAAAAATCATTAATGAAGCTGTTGAATTTGCAGAAAATAGCGAATTCCCTGATGCTTCAGAACTTTATACAGATGTTTATATTGGAGATTATCCTTTTATAATGGATTAA
- the recF gene encoding DNA replication and repair protein RecF (All proteins in this family for which functions are known are DNA-binding proteins that assist the filamentation of RecA onto DNA for the initiation of recombination or recombinational repair.), which produces MWLHKLRLSNFKNHKKVEVELPQGWVCITGDNGVGKSNILDAVWYLANSRSYFNNLDQQLILHDSPGFSIKAEFVNDVPIEIACRLESGKRKQVLLNDVPVRKLSQYLGTIPVVMITPFDIGLILDGSEERRRFIDTALCKVYPEYLQALDNYKRALESRNKQLKAFAKSGKRDVELLESYDMVLIKNTPIIYDYRSKFVAELIQYFRPVYAKLSGDIEKAEMVYVSQIKERTMAEWLAMQLEKDLILERTTKGVHQDDLDFLIHGFYVKKYGSQGQTKSFVIAMQIALYEWLREKKGVAPILLLDDIYEKIDAGRAASLMQIIHDLKPQQVIVTDSHKERVQKNIAHFEGEHFFWDM; this is translated from the coding sequence ATGTGGCTTCATAAATTGAGATTATCTAATTTTAAAAACCATAAAAAAGTCGAGGTTGAATTGCCGCAAGGATGGGTTTGTATTACAGGTGATAATGGTGTAGGCAAATCCAATATCCTTGATGCAGTTTGGTATTTGGCAAATAGCAGGAGTTATTTCAACAACCTTGACCAACAGTTGATTTTGCATGATAGTCCCGGCTTTAGCATCAAGGCTGAGTTTGTGAATGATGTTCCAATAGAGATAGCGTGTCGCTTAGAATCCGGAAAGAGAAAACAAGTCTTGCTTAATGATGTTCCGGTGAGAAAACTGTCTCAATATCTTGGCACTATACCCGTTGTCATGATTACACCTTTTGATATTGGATTGATTTTGGATGGAAGTGAAGAGAGACGTAGGTTTATTGATACTGCATTGTGTAAAGTGTATCCGGAATATTTACAAGCATTGGACAACTATAAACGAGCACTTGAAAGTCGAAATAAACAACTGAAAGCCTTTGCTAAATCTGGGAAGAGAGATGTGGAATTGTTGGAGAGTTATGATATGGTGTTAATCAAGAATACTCCTATCATTTATGATTATCGAAGCAAGTTTGTTGCAGAACTTATTCAATATTTCAGACCTGTCTATGCTAAGCTGTCTGGTGATATTGAAAAAGCCGAGATGGTCTATGTTTCGCAGATTAAAGAACGAACAATGGCAGAATGGTTGGCGATGCAATTAGAAAAGGATTTGATTTTGGAACGTACAACAAAAGGTGTTCATCAGGATGATCTAGATTTTCTCATTCATGGTTTTTATGTGAAGAAATATGGCTCTCAAGGTCAAACCAAGTCTTTTGTTATTGCTATGCAAATTGCATTGTACGAGTGGCTAAGAGAAAAAAAAGGAGTAGCACCTATACTGTTATTGGATGATATCTACGAAAAGATTGATGCCGGACGGGCTGCATCCTTAATGCAAATTATTCATGACCTCAAACCGCAGCAAGTGATTGTTACGGATTCTCATAAGGAAAGAGTACAAAAGAATATTGCGCATTTTGAAGGAGAGCATTTCTTTTGGGATATGTAA
- a CDS encoding LUD domain-containing protein, with protein MNNNSEIHFEDKIDFEEFNSRIKYALSHFEKPQLAKKRLRFYRWKTVEELDKNILEFENATKRTGGNILWGNDIEDSVNTIKSILETNNNKSAFISSKTSSEIDLGNTIKIDSLEEFHKKNKNQVPDLVIAQAKFLVSNSGHIYYCTANRNEFDAVSNAKVLIFVAGIESIVNNGVELELAKNLFSTYELGQFGYPMEILLKSGKPENRFTQHVHLLIVDHGRSNLLENSLNRRFFPLLNFEIPHAIAEIFWKQSKNNPDITYPFQHFLTDTLRNSGNHSKNFLFANNAYNRLSAFLPFEMDVYDYFIQSRLHYTGSIKSNLLKRITKKNYVKAFMQPKSKMPTKKFVAFLRGTIMNNDFNPKNLPEKTFIEQYYYDKRKI; from the coding sequence ATGAATAACAATTCCGAAATACACTTTGAAGACAAGATTGATTTTGAGGAATTCAACTCAAGAATTAAGTATGCCCTTTCACATTTTGAGAAACCACAACTTGCAAAGAAACGGTTGCGTTTTTACAGATGGAAAACTGTAGAAGAACTGGATAAAAACATTTTAGAGTTCGAGAATGCCACAAAGCGTACAGGAGGAAACATTTTATGGGGAAATGACATTGAAGATTCGGTCAATACGATTAAATCTATTTTAGAAACAAACAACAACAAATCGGCTTTCATCTCCTCAAAAACAAGCTCCGAAATTGACTTAGGAAATACGATTAAAATCGATTCTTTAGAAGAATTTCACAAGAAAAACAAAAACCAAGTGCCCGACTTAGTGATTGCACAAGCTAAATTTTTGGTTTCTAACTCAGGACATATATACTATTGCACTGCAAATCGCAATGAATTTGATGCAGTATCAAATGCTAAAGTGCTCATATTCGTTGCAGGTATTGAAAGCATAGTCAATAATGGAGTTGAATTAGAACTCGCAAAAAATCTCTTCAGCACTTATGAACTTGGGCAGTTTGGATATCCCATGGAAATATTGCTCAAATCAGGCAAACCCGAAAATCGTTTTACACAACACGTTCATTTATTAATTGTGGATCATGGGCGCTCAAATCTTTTGGAGAACTCTTTGAACAGAAGGTTTTTCCCATTACTTAATTTTGAAATACCTCATGCAATTGCAGAAATATTTTGGAAACAAAGTAAAAACAACCCTGATATAACATATCCATTTCAACATTTTCTCACTGATACATTAAGAAATTCCGGAAATCACTCAAAGAATTTTCTCTTTGCAAACAACGCCTATAACCGACTTTCAGCGTTTTTACCATTCGAAATGGATGTGTATGACTATTTCATACAATCACGACTGCATTATACCGGTTCAATTAAGTCAAACTTATTAAAGAGAATCACAAAAAAGAATTATGTCAAAGCATTTATGCAGCCAAAATCAAAAATGCCTACAAAGAAATTTGTAGCTTTTCTGAGAGGAACTATTATGAACAACGATTTTAACCCAAAGAATCTTCCTGAAAAGACTTTCATTGAGCAATACTATTACGACAAGAGAAAAATTTAG
- the panC gene encoding pantoate--beta-alanine ligase, which translates to MQIAKTVKELTAISAAHKHSDIGFVPTMGALHQGHLSLIKAAKNKSDFVIVSLFVNPLQFNNPEDLEKYPRNLQQDIEVVQDAGCDLLFAPSVEDIYPPGLQNITLDISHIDSKLEGKMRQGHFNGVVQVLHRLFSLIKPKAAFFGLKDFQQCLVVRELINTYFPTIALFLEPTVREPSGLAMSSRNLRLSQVGKNKAARIYRTLSFCKTLFPSRTPQAIETEGKALFNEHGIQVEYLAIAAMDDLDTPTHWEKNKKYIILAAVYIEGVRLIDNLILNS; encoded by the coding sequence GTGCAAATAGCCAAAACCGTCAAAGAATTAACTGCAATAAGTGCAGCACACAAACATAGCGACATTGGCTTTGTACCAACTATGGGGGCGCTGCATCAAGGGCATTTATCTTTGATTAAAGCAGCTAAAAACAAATCTGACTTTGTAATCGTCTCTTTGTTTGTCAACCCCCTTCAATTCAACAATCCCGAAGACCTTGAAAAATATCCTCGCAACTTGCAACAAGACATTGAAGTTGTTCAAGATGCGGGTTGCGATTTACTATTTGCTCCTTCTGTTGAAGATATATACCCACCCGGATTACAAAATATCACACTTGACATAAGCCACATTGATTCTAAGTTAGAAGGGAAAATGAGACAAGGGCATTTTAACGGAGTGGTACAAGTGTTACACAGACTCTTTTCTCTCATTAAACCAAAGGCAGCATTTTTTGGACTTAAAGATTTTCAACAATGTTTGGTAGTGAGAGAACTAATCAATACTTACTTTCCTACTATTGCCCTCTTTCTCGAACCAACAGTACGCGAGCCTTCAGGATTGGCAATGAGTTCACGCAATCTACGATTGAGTCAGGTAGGGAAAAATAAAGCAGCTCGGATTTATCGAACTCTTTCATTTTGCAAAACATTGTTTCCTTCAAGAACTCCGCAAGCGATAGAAACTGAAGGAAAAGCATTATTCAATGAACATGGCATCCAAGTAGAATATTTAGCAATAGCTGCTATGGATGATTTAGACACACCAACACATTGGGAAAAGAATAAAAAGTATATTATTTTAGCTGCGGTATATATTGAAGGTGTACGGCTTATTGACAATCTAATTCTTAATTCATGA
- a CDS encoding glycogen/starch synthase, producing MAITGKKVLFVSSEMSPFLEESQVSSIAKHLPQAIQEHNNEIRVLVPRFGLINERRNRLHEVVRLSGINISIGDNDNPLVIKVASIPGTRIQVYFLDNEDFFHRKHLYHDENKEFFDDNDERTIFFCKGVLETVKKLGWAPDIIHCQGWMTSLIPLYVKTIYKDEPVFRNSKVIYSVFAEKDNACLGEEFAQKASLNELDDKHLECFGKADFMGMHIGGVSYSDAVINCSDCLSPELKEYIKGKPNLKHPAGDIEYFAEKYVEFYGSVLDKS from the coding sequence ATGGCAATTACAGGAAAGAAAGTATTATTTGTGTCATCGGAGATGAGTCCATTCTTAGAAGAATCACAAGTCTCTTCAATCGCAAAACATCTGCCTCAGGCAATTCAAGAACACAACAACGAAATCAGGGTCTTAGTACCGCGTTTTGGGTTAATCAACGAGCGGAGAAATAGATTGCACGAAGTAGTCCGACTTTCAGGGATTAATATATCAATTGGGGACAACGATAACCCATTGGTTATTAAGGTTGCATCAATACCGGGAACCAGAATTCAAGTGTATTTCTTGGATAATGAAGATTTCTTCCATCGCAAACACTTGTATCATGATGAGAACAAAGAGTTCTTTGATGATAATGACGAAAGAACAATTTTCTTTTGTAAAGGGGTATTGGAAACGGTTAAGAAATTAGGTTGGGCTCCCGATATCATCCACTGTCAAGGATGGATGACAAGCTTGATTCCTTTATATGTAAAGACTATCTATAAAGACGAACCGGTATTTAGAAACTCAAAGGTGATTTATTCTGTTTTTGCAGAAAAAGATAATGCTTGTCTGGGCGAAGAGTTCGCTCAAAAAGCGAGTTTGAATGAGTTGGACGACAAGCATTTGGAATGTTTTGGCAAAGCTGATTTCATGGGAATGCATATTGGTGGTGTCAGTTATTCTGATGCAGTCATTAATTGTTCTGACTGTCTTTCTCCTGAACTGAAGGAATATATTAAGGGTAAACCCAATTTGAAGCACCCTGCAGGAGACATAGAATATTTTGCAGAAAAATACGTTGAGTTTTACGGTTCTGTGTTAGACAAATCATAA